One Paraburkholderia sp. IMGN_8 DNA window includes the following coding sequences:
- the rnr gene encoding ribonuclease R — protein sequence MQREKIIDKPLSKFPYPIPSREEILGVLRTSEAPLAANDIAEALSIKRQEREGFFKRLGAMERDGQIRLDQRNLYQLTHPSNFVAGRVQGHRDGYGFLVRDDGQDDLFLPTGEMQKVMHNDRVLARIVGYDRRGRPEGHIVEVTDRANKRVIGRLLNENGALIVAPEDKRIGHDILITQNTKKAKVGQVVVVELTDFPSRHSQPLGRVVEVLGDIDDPGMEIEIAVRKYGVPHEFGQAALDEAAKLPDEVRPVDARHRIDLRDVPLVTIDGEDARDFDDAVYCEPVQVGRGEGFRLIVAIADVSHYVHPKSALDADAIERSTSVYFPRRVIPMLPEKLSNGLCSLNPQVDRCVLVCDMIVTARGEVKAYQFYPGVMHSVARLTYTEVAAVLKNTKGPEAARRAALLPQLQNLYGVYKSLFAARQKRGAIDFDTTETYIVCNAQGKIEQIVPRTRNDAHKLIEECMLAANVCAADFLKRHKHPGLYRVHAGPTAEKLENLRTFLRGMGLSLGGGDTPHASDYAALMAQIRERPDAQMMQTMLLRSMQQAVYSPDNIGHFGLAYEAYAHFTSPIRRYPDLLTHRAIYAILQGRKYQPEAPHGVDLNTALSPRARAMQQADDEKRGRTRSNNVAIWEELGLHCSANERRADEASRDVEAWLKCYFMRDKLGEEYGGMVSGVTSFGIFVQLDALFIEGLVHVTELGSDYFQYDEIKNELRGERTGIRYRLSDRVRVQVSRVDLDARKIDFRLVRDTPIKSPTSRPVPADKASGENGGARVRSLPPVEGGAGGAAGAGGRRKKAAPAQTAAVKEARAARGAAKKHGAPAKSASKPARKKR from the coding sequence ATGCAACGAGAAAAAATCATCGACAAGCCCTTGAGCAAATTTCCGTATCCGATTCCAAGCCGCGAAGAAATCCTGGGCGTCCTGCGCACGAGTGAAGCGCCGCTTGCCGCGAACGACATCGCCGAAGCCTTGTCGATCAAGCGCCAGGAGCGCGAAGGATTTTTCAAGCGCCTCGGCGCCATGGAGCGCGACGGCCAGATCCGGCTCGATCAGCGCAATCTCTATCAGCTGACCCATCCGTCGAACTTTGTCGCCGGCCGTGTACAAGGCCACCGCGACGGCTACGGTTTTCTCGTGCGCGATGACGGCCAGGACGATCTGTTCCTGCCGACCGGCGAGATGCAAAAGGTCATGCACAACGATCGCGTGCTCGCACGCATTGTCGGCTATGACCGCCGCGGTCGTCCGGAAGGGCATATCGTCGAAGTCACGGATCGCGCCAACAAGCGCGTGATCGGGCGGCTGCTCAACGAGAATGGCGCGCTGATCGTCGCGCCCGAAGACAAGCGCATCGGTCACGACATTCTGATCACGCAGAACACCAAAAAGGCCAAGGTCGGCCAGGTGGTGGTGGTCGAGCTCACCGATTTCCCGAGCCGTCATTCGCAGCCGCTCGGCCGCGTGGTGGAAGTGCTGGGCGATATCGACGACCCGGGCATGGAAATCGAAATCGCGGTGCGCAAGTACGGCGTGCCGCACGAATTCGGCCAGGCCGCGCTCGACGAAGCCGCCAAGCTGCCCGACGAAGTCCGCCCGGTCGACGCGCGTCATCGCATCGATCTGCGCGACGTGCCGCTCGTCACGATCGACGGCGAAGACGCGCGCGACTTCGACGACGCCGTCTATTGCGAGCCGGTTCAGGTCGGCCGCGGTGAGGGCTTCCGCCTGATCGTCGCGATCGCCGACGTGTCGCATTACGTGCACCCGAAGAGCGCGCTCGACGCCGACGCGATCGAACGCAGCACCTCGGTGTATTTCCCGCGCCGCGTGATTCCGATGCTGCCGGAGAAGCTGTCGAACGGGCTGTGCTCGCTCAATCCGCAGGTCGACCGTTGCGTGCTGGTGTGCGACATGATCGTCACCGCGCGCGGCGAGGTGAAGGCGTATCAGTTCTATCCGGGCGTGATGCACTCGGTGGCGCGGCTGACTTACACGGAAGTGGCCGCGGTGTTGAAGAACACCAAAGGCCCTGAGGCCGCGCGCCGCGCCGCATTGCTGCCGCAACTGCAGAATCTGTACGGCGTGTACAAGTCGCTGTTCGCCGCGCGCCAGAAGCGCGGTGCGATCGACTTCGATACCACGGAAACGTACATCGTCTGCAATGCGCAGGGCAAGATCGAGCAGATCGTGCCGCGCACCCGCAACGACGCGCACAAGCTGATCGAGGAATGCATGCTGGCCGCGAACGTCTGCGCCGCCGACTTCCTCAAGCGCCACAAGCATCCGGGTCTGTACCGCGTGCATGCCGGGCCGACTGCCGAGAAGCTCGAGAATCTGCGCACTTTCCTGCGCGGCATGGGCCTTTCGCTCGGCGGCGGCGACACGCCGCACGCGAGCGATTACGCCGCGTTGATGGCGCAAATCCGCGAACGGCCCGACGCGCAGATGATGCAGACCATGCTGCTGCGCTCGATGCAGCAAGCCGTCTATAGCCCGGACAACATCGGCCACTTCGGTCTCGCGTATGAGGCGTATGCGCACTTCACGAGCCCGATTCGCCGCTATCCCGACTTGCTGACGCACCGCGCGATTTACGCGATCCTGCAAGGCCGCAAATATCAACCGGAAGCACCGCACGGCGTCGATTTGAATACGGCGCTGTCGCCGCGTGCCCGCGCGATGCAGCAGGCCGACGACGAGAAGCGCGGCCGCACGCGCTCGAACAACGTGGCGATCTGGGAAGAGCTCGGTCTGCATTGCTCGGCCAACGAGCGGCGCGCGGACGAAGCCTCGCGCGATGTCGAAGCGTGGCTCAAGTGCTATTTCATGCGCGACAAGCTCGGCGAAGAGTATGGCGGCATGGTGAGCGGCGTGACGTCGTTCGGTATTTTCGTGCAGCTCGACGCGCTGTTCATCGAAGGCCTTGTGCACGTCACCGAACTGGGCTCGGACTACTTCCAGTACGACGAGATCAAGAACGAACTGCGCGGCGAGCGCACCGGCATTCGTTATCGCCTGTCGGATCGCGTGCGGGTGCAGGTGAGCCGCGTCGATCTCGATGCGCGCAAGATCGACTTCCGCCTCGTGCGCGATACGCCGATCAAGTCGCCGACGAGTCGTCCGGTGCCGGCCGACAAGGCCTCCGGCGAAAACGGCGGCGCGCGCGTGCGTTCGTTGCCGCCGGTCGAAGGTGGGGCAGGCGGCGCGGCAGGCGCGGGTGGGCGGCGCAAGAAGGCCGCGCCGGCACAAACCGCGGCCGTCAAGGAAGCCCGCGCAGCGCGCGGCGCGGCGAAGAAACATGGCGCGCCGGCCAAATCGGCGTCGAAGCCGGCACGCAAGAAGCGCTGA
- the rlmB gene encoding 23S rRNA (guanosine(2251)-2'-O)-methyltransferase RlmB → MSRLKVLYGFHAVTARMRHDASTVEEVYYDAKRKDRRMTEFLHAAKEAGVRLIAADETRLWGLSHTERHQGVVARAGDMPLAQNLAELLDGINGSPLILVLDGVTDPHNLGACLRVADAAGAHAVIAPRDRAVGLNATAAKVASGAADTVPYITVTNLARALRELKDAGVWVVGTAGEASKSLYETELNGPVALVMGAEGEGMRRLTRDTCDVVMQIPMAGTVESLNVSVASGVCLFEAVRQRSVKK, encoded by the coding sequence ATGTCACGTCTCAAGGTTCTATACGGTTTCCACGCAGTGACCGCGCGTATGCGGCACGACGCGTCGACGGTCGAAGAGGTTTATTACGACGCGAAGCGCAAAGACCGTCGCATGACCGAATTCCTGCATGCGGCGAAGGAAGCCGGCGTGCGCCTGATCGCAGCCGATGAAACGCGTCTGTGGGGCCTCTCGCATACCGAGCGGCACCAAGGCGTGGTCGCGCGCGCGGGTGACATGCCGCTCGCGCAGAACCTTGCCGAACTGCTCGACGGCATCAACGGTTCGCCGTTGATCCTCGTGCTGGACGGCGTGACCGATCCGCATAATCTCGGCGCCTGCCTGCGCGTCGCCGATGCAGCCGGCGCGCACGCGGTGATCGCGCCGCGCGATCGCGCAGTGGGTTTGAACGCGACGGCAGCCAAGGTGGCGAGCGGCGCGGCCGATACCGTCCCGTACATCACGGTGACGAATCTGGCGCGCGCGTTGCGCGAATTGAAAGATGCGGGCGTCTGGGTGGTCGGCACGGCCGGCGAGGCGAGCAAGAGCCTCTATGAGACGGAACTCAACGGTCCGGTCGCACTGGTGATGGGCGCCGAAGGCGAGGGCATGCGGCGCCTCACGCGCGATACCTGCGACGTCGTCATGCAGATTCCGATGGCCGGTACGGTCGAGAGCCTGAACGTGTCGGTGGCGAGCGGCGTGTGTCTGTTCGAAGCAGTGCGTCAGCGGTCGGTGAAGAAGTAA